In the genome of Candidatus Deferrimicrobium sp., the window GGAGCTCTTCCTGCGGCTCGCCGAGCGATCCGATGTTGTCGTGGAGAACCTCCGCGCCGGCACGATGGACGAGTGGGGGGTCGGGTACCTCCAGCTTCGGGAGCGAAACCCCCGGATCGTCTACGCCGCCAACTCGGGGTTCGGGCAATGGGGGCCGTACTCGGCGGGGCGGGCGTCGTACGATGCCACCGCCCAGGCCGTTTCCGGTTTCTCCGCCGTCACGGGGTTTCCCGACCAGCCGCCGATGAAGGCGGGATTCTGGGTCGGGGACTATACGGCGGCGCTGATGTCCGCCACCGCGATCCTCGCGGCCCTCGCCGCGCGTCGGAGCACCGGAGAAGGGCAGCTGATCGACCTATCCCAGGCAGAGGCGATGATCCGCACGCTGGACTGGACGTGGCCGTACGCCGGCTTGACCGGAAAGGACCGCGTGCGGAATGGAAACGTCGACCCCTCGTACTCCCCCTCCGGGATCTATCGCTGCCTCGACGGATTTGTCGCGGTCTCCGCGCGGGACGAGAGCGAGTTGATCCCCCTCGCGCACGCCGTGGGGGCCACCGATCCGGAAGAGACATTGCTTGCCTCGCCGGAACGCTTGGGGGAGTTTTGCGCCTCCCGGGAGGTCGATGAGGTCGTACGCGTCGCGGAGGACGCCGGGTTCTCCGCGGCGCCGGTTCGGGGGGGGAAGCACCATTATCATGACCCGCACCTGCGGGCTCGCGGAACGGTCTGTTCGGTGGACGATCCCCTCTACGGCCGCGTGGATGAGTATGGCCCGGCGCCGAAGCTGTCGGAGAGCCC includes:
- a CDS encoding CoA transferase; amino-acid sequence: MPSDPGRSRAFAERVFDPAAIPGKPESLAGVRVLEVATRIFGPATADYLGLFGAEVIKVEMPPRGDLMRYVAPEGFFWKEMSPAFLSLNRNKLHVGLDLHPAEGKELFLRLAERSDVVVENLRAGTMDEWGVGYLQLRERNPRIVYAANSGFGQWGPYSAGRASYDATAQAVSGFSAVTGFPDQPPMKAGFWVGDYTAALMSATAILAALAARRSTGEGQLIDLSQAEAMIRTLDWTWPYAGLTGKDRVRNGNVDPSYSPSGIYRCLDGFVAVSARDESELIPLAHAVGATDPEETLLASPERLGEFCASREVDEVVRVAEDAGFSAAPVRGGKHHYHDPHLRARGTVCSVDDPLYGRVDEYGPAPKLSESPGRVKWSAKPVGWHNERVFGDLLGMTAAEMETLARKKVIGKWADLPGARPPKGSAP